In a single window of the Hoyosella subflava DQS3-9A1 genome:
- a CDS encoding sodium-dependent transporter: MDAQREVWSARSVFILAAIGSAVGLGNIWRFPYVAYTNGGGAFIIPYLIALLTAGIPLLFFDYAIGHKFRASPPLAFRRISRWAEGLGWWQVGICFVIAVYYAVIIAWAARYAIFSIGEAWGDDPEGFLFGTFLQQEDGARVGFDLVPGVAITLLLIWIATLVVLAFGVQRGIGSSARIFVPLLVVLFLALVVRALFLDGAVEGLNAFFQPDWSILTNPTVWIAAYGQIFFSLSIAFGIMITYASYLKLKTNMTSSGLVVAFSNSSFEILAGIGVFAALGYMAAAAAVPIDEVVGGGIGLAFIAFPQIISAMPGGSIFGAVFFTCLVFAGFTSLISIVQVVIAAVEDKLGMSRLTAVAIVGGSMTVISMALFPTTTGVGVLDVVDKFVNNLGIVGVALVAIVSVIWFLRQGPAFAEHLNAVSSFRLGIIWRICIGVATPVVLAYMLISEMITLVQDGYEGYPASFVLGLGWAVQGALIVIAIVLSMTPWRQGTDLTPPEATKFIKQGGSR, encoded by the coding sequence ATGGACGCACAGCGTGAAGTGTGGAGCGCACGGTCTGTCTTCATCCTCGCCGCAATCGGTTCAGCGGTAGGACTCGGAAACATCTGGCGTTTTCCCTACGTCGCCTACACCAATGGTGGCGGCGCGTTTATCATTCCTTACCTGATCGCACTGCTGACAGCTGGCATTCCCCTGCTGTTCTTTGACTACGCGATCGGTCACAAATTCCGGGCCTCACCGCCACTCGCCTTCCGTCGGATTAGCCGGTGGGCCGAGGGGCTTGGCTGGTGGCAAGTCGGGATCTGCTTTGTCATCGCCGTCTACTACGCCGTGATTATCGCGTGGGCGGCCCGATATGCAATATTCTCGATCGGCGAAGCCTGGGGCGATGACCCCGAGGGCTTCTTGTTCGGCACCTTCCTGCAACAGGAAGACGGCGCACGAGTCGGATTTGACCTCGTGCCCGGGGTCGCAATCACTCTGCTGCTCATCTGGATCGCCACCCTAGTGGTCCTCGCATTCGGTGTGCAGCGTGGCATCGGATCGTCCGCACGGATCTTCGTTCCGTTGCTGGTTGTGCTGTTCCTCGCCCTCGTCGTCCGCGCCCTGTTCCTCGATGGTGCTGTTGAAGGCCTCAACGCGTTCTTCCAGCCGGATTGGTCGATCCTGACTAATCCGACGGTGTGGATCGCGGCATACGGTCAGATCTTCTTCTCACTGTCTATTGCGTTCGGCATTATGATCACCTACGCCTCGTACCTGAAACTGAAGACCAACATGACCAGTTCAGGTCTGGTGGTCGCATTCTCGAACAGTAGTTTCGAAATCCTGGCGGGCATCGGCGTTTTCGCAGCGCTCGGCTACATGGCCGCTGCTGCCGCCGTTCCAATCGACGAGGTGGTCGGAGGGGGCATAGGCCTCGCGTTCATCGCATTCCCCCAGATCATCTCCGCAATGCCTGGCGGCTCGATATTCGGTGCCGTGTTCTTCACATGCCTCGTGTTCGCAGGTTTCACGTCGTTGATCTCGATCGTGCAGGTTGTGATCGCGGCGGTCGAAGACAAGCTCGGCATGAGTCGGCTTACCGCTGTCGCGATCGTCGGCGGTTCGATGACCGTCATCTCGATGGCACTGTTCCCCACCACCACGGGCGTCGGTGTGCTGGACGTAGTCGATAAGTTCGTCAACAATCTCGGCATAGTCGGCGTGGCGCTCGTAGCGATCGTCAGTGTGATCTGGTTCCTGCGGCAGGGACCGGCATTCGCTGAACACCTCAACGCAGTATCGTCATTCCGCCTCGGAATCATCTGGCGTATCTGCATCGGCGTCGCAACACCGGTCGTACTCGCATACATGCTGATCAGCGAGATGATCACGCTGGTGCAAGATGGTTACGAAGGGTACCCGGCAAGCTTCGTCCTCGGACTCGGCTGGGCTGTTCAAGGCGCCCTGATCGTCATCGCAATTGTGCTTTCGATGACACCGTGGCGGCAAGGCACCGATCTGACTCCACCCGAGGCCACTAAGTTCATCAAACAGGGAGGTTCCCGATGA
- a CDS encoding methionine/alanine import family NSS transporter small subunit, translating to MNASAMIMMIVTLVIVWGGLAASLFHLFTHPDEGE from the coding sequence ATGAACGCGTCCGCAATGATCATGATGATCGTCACGCTCGTCATCGTCTGGGGCGGGCTTGCCGCCAGCCTCTTCCACCTGTTCACTCATCCTGACGAGGGTGAGTGA
- a CDS encoding aminotransferase class V-fold PLP-dependent enzyme: MTLVLPYPELGDAFAADRMPPDVIHLDAAAAGRASRSVLRAMTDHLDREARLGGYIAQAEAADTIEQGRSAAAALLGFASSDVQFTESATGALAGLLTRMQVSRGSTVLVAPGEYGPNLGLFGMFGLVVDQLPVADEAGHIDVSAVATRIETTRPAMVHLCVHPSHRGVVLDVAPIASICRAFGVPLVVDAAQGIAHLPTTFDADAVYATSRKWLCGPRGVGLIAVRPGLLPDGMPALESHEANIAGRVGLAVALSEHLSLGPEKVRERLGAIGELTRHRLDGIGGWSVIEQTDEPSAVTTLRPPVGWTDSDLFGFRESLASGSAAERRIVATYAGPERAPLQARSAVLRISPHVDVRACDLDRLAEALRQT; the protein is encoded by the coding sequence GTGACGCTTGTGCTTCCGTATCCAGAGCTTGGTGACGCTTTCGCCGCTGACCGCATGCCACCAGACGTTATTCATCTGGACGCGGCTGCTGCCGGCAGGGCGAGTCGTTCCGTGCTCCGGGCGATGACTGACCACCTCGATCGTGAAGCTCGTCTGGGCGGATACATCGCTCAGGCCGAGGCCGCCGATACCATCGAGCAGGGACGGTCAGCGGCAGCTGCTTTGCTGGGGTTCGCGTCCAGCGACGTGCAGTTCACGGAAAGCGCAACGGGTGCGTTGGCTGGACTGCTCACACGAATGCAAGTTTCCAGGGGCTCCACTGTGCTTGTCGCCCCAGGTGAGTACGGCCCGAATCTCGGTCTTTTCGGCATGTTCGGTCTGGTCGTCGATCAGTTGCCCGTTGCGGACGAAGCGGGTCATATAGACGTCTCGGCGGTGGCCACTCGCATCGAAACGACACGGCCCGCGATGGTGCATTTGTGTGTGCACCCGTCACATCGCGGTGTGGTGCTGGACGTGGCTCCGATCGCGTCGATCTGCCGTGCGTTCGGTGTTCCTCTTGTGGTTGACGCCGCGCAAGGCATTGCTCACCTGCCGACCACTTTCGATGCGGACGCGGTCTATGCCACGAGCCGCAAGTGGCTGTGTGGCCCGCGCGGTGTCGGACTCATCGCCGTACGTCCAGGCTTGCTTCCGGATGGTATGCCAGCACTGGAGTCGCACGAGGCAAACATAGCTGGTCGCGTCGGACTGGCAGTCGCGCTGTCCGAACACCTCAGTCTGGGGCCTGAGAAGGTTCGCGAAAGGCTCGGCGCGATCGGGGAACTCACGCGGCACCGCCTCGATGGCATTGGCGGATGGTCAGTGATTGAGCAGACTGATGAGCCTTCGGCGGTAACGACACTCCGCCCGCCCGTCGGATGGACCGATAGCGACCTGTTCGGTTTTCGGGAGTCCCTCGCCTCCGGGAGTGCGGCAGAGCGCCGTATCGTCGCCACCTACGCAGGGCCTGAGCGTGCCCCGCTTCAAGCTCGCAGCGCTGTTTTGCGCATCAGTCCTCATGTCGATGTGCGCGCATGCGACCTCGACCGTCTGGCTGAGGCCCTGAGGCAGACGTAA
- a CDS encoding mannosyltransferase — protein sequence MTSAEVTRRSFLARALRWAPVILVIAVAARLAWTLLVPNATNFLDLHVYVDGASQLLTGDLYSFRYSENTPEFPLPFTYPPFAAIVFFPLSLVPFSALAVVWQLGIAAALYAIVRLSQRMLLGTGPAANSARVREAMLWTAVGLWTEPVRTTLDYGQINVYLVLLIMLAVASHRWWVSGALVGIAAGIKLTPAIAGLYFLARRRYGAAAFSGVVFFGTVGLSWLLIPDETRQYFASYFGDADRIGPVASVWNQSLFGAVHRFGVPDEWARVVWAVLVVACCVLAFMAWRQLTKGDRLGTLLIVQILGLLLSPVSWSHHWVWVIPLVMWLVYGPLRDLRLARLLALFWTAVTLIGVPWVLSFAQPTIWSTVEPYALVWVALVYVVGALAVFATVLFAGRRAPKPQHSDRDSLPV from the coding sequence GTGACGAGTGCTGAGGTGACGCGCCGGTCATTCCTCGCCCGTGCGCTCCGCTGGGCACCTGTGATTCTGGTTATCGCTGTCGCGGCGCGCCTAGCGTGGACGCTGCTCGTACCCAACGCGACCAACTTCCTCGATCTTCATGTGTACGTCGACGGGGCTAGTCAGCTGCTGACTGGTGACCTCTACTCGTTCAGGTACTCGGAGAACACCCCTGAGTTTCCGTTGCCGTTTACGTACCCGCCCTTCGCAGCGATCGTTTTCTTCCCGTTGAGCCTGGTGCCTTTCAGTGCTCTGGCGGTCGTGTGGCAGCTCGGAATCGCCGCCGCGCTGTACGCGATTGTGCGGCTGTCACAGCGAATGCTGCTCGGTACGGGCCCTGCCGCTAATTCCGCGCGGGTGCGCGAAGCGATGCTGTGGACGGCGGTGGGTCTATGGACGGAACCTGTACGGACCACGCTCGACTACGGGCAGATCAATGTTTACCTCGTGCTCCTGATCATGCTGGCTGTGGCGAGCCATCGCTGGTGGGTGAGCGGCGCACTCGTCGGAATCGCAGCAGGCATCAAACTCACACCCGCGATCGCTGGTTTGTATTTTCTCGCTAGGCGGCGTTACGGTGCCGCAGCGTTTTCCGGCGTGGTGTTCTTCGGCACGGTTGGTCTGAGCTGGCTGCTTATCCCCGATGAGACCAGACAGTACTTCGCGTCCTATTTCGGTGATGCGGACCGGATTGGACCAGTGGCGTCAGTATGGAACCAATCGTTGTTTGGAGCCGTGCACCGTTTCGGCGTGCCCGACGAGTGGGCGCGGGTGGTCTGGGCGGTGCTCGTCGTCGCCTGCTGTGTCCTTGCTTTCATGGCGTGGCGTCAGCTGACTAAGGGCGACAGGCTCGGTACGCTGCTCATCGTTCAGATACTGGGGTTGCTCCTGTCTCCAGTTTCGTGGTCGCACCATTGGGTGTGGGTTATCCCGTTGGTGATGTGGCTGGTGTACGGCCCGCTCCGGGACCTCCGCCTCGCGCGGCTGCTGGCTTTGTTCTGGACAGCTGTGACGCTGATTGGTGTTCCCTGGGTGCTGAGCTTCGCGCAACCCACGATCTGGTCGACGGTCGAGCCTTATGCGCTGGTGTGGGTCGCTCTCGTCTACGTTGTCGGGGCGCTCGCGGTATTCGCGACGGTCCTTTTCGCGGGGCGGCGCGCTCCAAAGCCACAGCACTCCGATCGGGATAGCCTTCCTGTGTGA
- a CDS encoding SIR2 family NAD-dependent protein deacylase: MAACSSIPDFALQVVKKADRITVLSGAGMSAESGLPTFRDAQTGLWERFDAAALATPEAWNRDPEFVWSWYMWRHHLVRATAPHAGHLAVAQWEHSADVTIVTQNVDDLHERAGSSHVHHLHGSLFHFRCAQCSFAYSDEVDDSEPHESPRRPPRCQRCGGLIRPGVVWFGEMLPSEPWEAGVQAVDSCDVLVVVGTSGLVYPAAGLPQIAHEKGIPTIEINPDETPLSRECTVSLRMSAATALPILARSR; this comes from the coding sequence GTGGCAGCCTGCTCATCGATTCCTGACTTCGCGCTACAGGTGGTGAAAAAAGCTGACAGAATCACCGTCCTAAGCGGCGCTGGAATGTCCGCGGAAAGCGGTTTGCCTACTTTCCGTGACGCTCAAACAGGCCTTTGGGAGCGTTTCGATGCCGCTGCTCTCGCAACACCCGAGGCGTGGAACCGCGATCCGGAATTCGTCTGGTCGTGGTACATGTGGAGGCATCATCTCGTCCGGGCCACCGCCCCGCACGCCGGCCACCTCGCAGTGGCGCAGTGGGAGCACAGCGCGGACGTCACGATCGTCACCCAGAACGTTGATGACCTTCACGAACGGGCTGGCAGTTCTCACGTACACCACCTGCACGGCAGCTTGTTCCATTTTCGCTGTGCGCAGTGCTCATTCGCCTATTCAGACGAGGTCGATGACTCCGAACCACATGAATCTCCGCGTCGCCCACCACGATGCCAGCGATGCGGGGGCCTGATCCGGCCCGGCGTGGTGTGGTTCGGTGAGATGCTTCCCAGCGAGCCGTGGGAGGCCGGTGTACAGGCCGTTGACTCCTGCGACGTGCTGGTCGTCGTCGGAACGTCCGGCCTCGTGTACCCGGCGGCTGGACTCCCACAGATCGCGCACGAAAAGGGCATACCTACGATAGAAATCAACCCAGATGAAACGCCGCTAAGCCGGGAGTGCACCGTTTCACTTCGGATGAGCGCCGCAACAGCGCTGCCAATTTTGGCCCGATCGCGTTAG
- a CDS encoding PspC domain-containing protein, translating to MAQLTRAREGRWIGGVCAGIARHYGWDPNIVRLVFVLSILLPGPQFLIYLVLWLFIPSEPKGINQSWAA from the coding sequence ATGGCACAGCTGACTCGTGCACGTGAGGGCCGCTGGATTGGTGGTGTGTGCGCTGGGATTGCCCGGCACTACGGTTGGGACCCGAACATTGTGAGGCTAGTGTTCGTGCTTTCGATCTTGCTGCCAGGCCCTCAGTTCCTCATCTACCTCGTATTGTGGCTCTTCATTCCATCCGAGCCGAAAGGCATCAACCAGAGCTGGGCGGCGTAG
- a CDS encoding DNA polymerase IV: MNYWIMHVDLDQFLAAVEKRRDPLLRDVPVIVGGEGDPERPRQVVACASYEARAYGVRAGMPLRTAAKKCPDAVFLPSDTATYEDASVEVMGTMRDMGLPVEVLGWDEAFVGAESDDPLALAEQIRQTIAERTQLASSIGVGDNKLRAKVATGFAKPAGVYQLTVDNWMAVMGNRSTESLWGIGRKTSQKLAEAGLVTVAELAAADRFELASRFGPTTGPWLVALGRGLGGREIVTQPAPARSHSHSRTFPQDLTDRADIAVRTAELARSAGEAALAEDRRIIRVGVTVRTSTFYTRTHARKLPQPTRDLGEVEKAALAVLDLFPLDRPVRLLGVRAEME; the protein is encoded by the coding sequence ATGAACTACTGGATCATGCACGTCGATCTCGACCAGTTCCTCGCTGCTGTCGAGAAACGCAGGGACCCACTGCTCAGAGACGTCCCGGTTATTGTCGGCGGTGAGGGAGATCCTGAGCGTCCCCGCCAAGTCGTAGCGTGCGCATCGTATGAGGCGCGCGCGTATGGCGTGCGCGCTGGGATGCCGCTGCGCACTGCGGCTAAGAAATGCCCTGACGCGGTTTTCCTCCCATCCGATACTGCGACCTACGAGGATGCCTCGGTCGAGGTGATGGGCACGATGCGTGACATGGGTTTGCCGGTGGAAGTGCTCGGCTGGGATGAGGCATTCGTCGGAGCTGAGTCTGACGATCCGCTTGCTCTGGCGGAGCAGATCCGTCAGACGATCGCGGAGCGCACCCAGCTGGCTTCGTCGATTGGTGTGGGCGACAACAAGCTTCGAGCCAAGGTGGCTACCGGTTTCGCTAAGCCTGCCGGGGTTTACCAGTTGACCGTCGACAACTGGATGGCGGTCATGGGGAACAGGTCAACGGAGTCGCTGTGGGGGATAGGGCGAAAAACGTCGCAGAAGCTTGCTGAGGCCGGCTTGGTGACGGTCGCTGAACTCGCTGCCGCCGATCGGTTCGAACTCGCGAGTCGTTTCGGTCCGACGACGGGTCCGTGGCTCGTGGCTCTGGGACGCGGGCTCGGTGGCAGGGAGATCGTGACTCAGCCAGCACCTGCACGTTCCCACAGTCACTCCCGGACATTCCCGCAAGATCTGACTGACCGCGCGGATATCGCGGTGCGAACGGCTGAGCTTGCGCGCAGTGCGGGCGAGGCAGCGCTCGCGGAGGATCGCCGAATCATTCGTGTAGGGGTGACCGTCCGGACGTCGACGTTTTACACGAGGACTCATGCCCGTAAGCTGCCGCAGCCGACACGTGACCTGGGGGAGGTCGAGAAGGCTGCCCTCGCCGTACTCGACCTGTTTCCACTTGACCGCCCGGTGCGGCTCCTTGGAGTGCGCGCAGAAATGGAATGA
- a CDS encoding pyridoxamine 5'-phosphate oxidase family protein, which translates to MALSEEERESFLAEPHVAAVAVARGDGQGPMVVPIWYGYEIGGEVWIDTEAESLKAKKIIAAGRFSLMVDRVEPTPKYVSVEGPVTGVSPVSSAEHKEMAARYLSGAALEEYVEWFEGALGSMVRIRMRPERWLSADLGMPA; encoded by the coding sequence ATGGCGCTATCCGAAGAGGAACGCGAGAGTTTTCTCGCTGAACCGCATGTCGCAGCAGTCGCAGTCGCACGTGGAGATGGGCAAGGGCCAATGGTCGTGCCCATCTGGTATGGGTATGAGATCGGTGGTGAGGTCTGGATCGACACGGAAGCCGAGTCCCTGAAGGCCAAGAAGATCATTGCCGCGGGGCGTTTCTCGCTCATGGTTGACCGCGTGGAGCCGACGCCGAAATATGTTTCGGTAGAAGGGCCGGTCACTGGAGTGTCGCCAGTCAGTAGCGCGGAGCACAAGGAGATGGCTGCGCGGTACCTTTCGGGTGCTGCGCTCGAGGAGTATGTGGAGTGGTTCGAGGGTGCCCTGGGCTCGATGGTCCGGATCCGGATGCGGCCAGAGCGGTGGCTTTCCGCTGATTTGGGCATGCCTGCGTAG
- the ychF gene encoding redox-regulated ATPase YchF has protein sequence MSLTLGIVGLPNVGKSTLFNALTKNDVVAANYPFATIEPNVGVVELPDPRLDKLAEIFGSQRILPATVSFVDIAGIVKGASEGAGLGNKFLANIREADAICQVVRVFTDDDVVHVDGRVDPLSDIEVIETELILADLQTLEKAVPRLEKESKNNKDKRPLAEAAKEAQQVLDGGKTLFSQKGSMDLGMLRELHLLTTKPFLYVFNADEGVLTDEDRKNELRAAVAPADAVFLDAKVESDLQELDEESALELLETIGQTEPGLYSLARAGFHTLGLQTYLTAGPKEARAWTIHKGDTAPKAAGVIHTDFERGFIKAEIVSYEDLVAAGSMAAAKSAGKVRLEGKDYVMVDGDVVDFKFNV, from the coding sequence GTGAGCCTAACCCTCGGAATTGTCGGCCTGCCCAACGTAGGTAAGTCCACCTTGTTCAACGCACTGACGAAGAACGACGTGGTCGCCGCGAACTACCCGTTCGCCACGATTGAACCCAACGTGGGTGTTGTGGAATTGCCTGACCCTCGGCTCGACAAGCTCGCTGAAATATTCGGTTCGCAGCGCATTCTCCCCGCGACAGTGTCGTTCGTCGACATCGCAGGCATTGTGAAAGGCGCGAGCGAGGGAGCTGGGCTCGGCAACAAGTTTCTCGCGAACATTCGCGAAGCCGACGCCATCTGTCAGGTAGTGCGCGTCTTCACTGACGATGATGTCGTCCATGTGGACGGCCGCGTCGACCCGCTCTCCGACATCGAGGTCATCGAGACCGAACTAATCCTCGCTGACTTGCAGACTTTGGAGAAAGCGGTTCCCAGGCTCGAGAAAGAGTCGAAGAACAACAAGGACAAGCGTCCGCTGGCTGAAGCCGCGAAGGAAGCGCAGCAAGTCCTCGATGGTGGCAAGACGCTCTTCTCACAAAAGGGCAGCATGGACCTGGGCATGCTGAGGGAACTTCACCTCTTGACCACCAAGCCGTTCCTGTACGTCTTCAACGCGGATGAAGGCGTGCTCACCGACGAGGACCGCAAGAACGAATTGCGGGCAGCAGTTGCGCCTGCTGACGCGGTCTTCCTCGACGCCAAAGTCGAATCCGATCTGCAGGAGCTGGACGAAGAGTCAGCACTCGAGCTGCTCGAGACGATTGGGCAGACAGAGCCTGGCCTGTACTCGCTGGCCCGCGCTGGATTCCACACGCTGGGGCTGCAGACGTACCTCACGGCCGGCCCCAAAGAAGCCCGCGCGTGGACAATCCATAAAGGTGACACTGCTCCGAAGGCTGCCGGTGTCATCCACACTGACTTCGAGCGCGGTTTCATCAAAGCTGAAATCGTGTCCTACGAGGATCTCGTCGCTGCCGGTTCCATGGCCGCGGCTAAATCCGCCGGGAAGGTCCGCCTCGAGGGCAAAGACTATGTGATGGTCGACGGCGACGTGGTCGACTTCAAGTTCAACGTGTAG
- a CDS encoding plastocyanin/azurin family copper-binding protein, with the protein MRRLAGFSAIVLAGALVVGCGNDTDEDTAEDTTTVLDVPGAMPDDPEMDADDPGAEESEDVAATVRVENFAFDPPNITVSVGDTVEWVFADGPVDHDVTGGEGAPEDFVSPTLSEDTWTYTFTEAGEYDYICSLHPNMTGSVVVEE; encoded by the coding sequence ATGCGACGTTTAGCCGGATTCAGCGCGATAGTCCTCGCAGGTGCCCTGGTTGTGGGCTGTGGAAACGACACAGATGAGGACACCGCCGAGGACACGACCACCGTTCTCGATGTTCCAGGCGCGATGCCCGACGATCCAGAGATGGATGCCGACGACCCCGGCGCGGAAGAGTCCGAGGATGTGGCCGCAACGGTACGCGTCGAGAACTTCGCGTTCGATCCACCGAACATTACGGTGAGCGTCGGCGACACGGTGGAATGGGTTTTCGCTGACGGGCCCGTAGACCACGACGTCACGGGTGGTGAAGGCGCACCGGAAGATTTCGTGAGTCCGACGCTGTCAGAAGACACCTGGACCTACACATTCACTGAAGCAGGTGAATACGACTACATTTGCTCCCTTCATCCCAACATGACCGGGTCGGTCGTCGTCGAAGAATAA
- a CDS encoding AI-2E family transporter: MTEQFKPDDNRSTIDSRVGQSTAKTAVDRGTLIGRGGAWLATWSLRLILIAAAVWILGWVVGEFWVIILPVSLAIIVSTVLWPVTRQLRDWRVPASLAALVTIVVALGGFVGVIALIVPSVVAQVPELANQATQGIRTVQDWLQGPPLNIREEQFPEFTNAIVTRIQESSTAIASGVFTGVSAATSVIITLALTAVLTFFFIKDGPRFLPWLNRSTGSPGARHVEEVLRRQWRTLSGFIRTQAIVSFVDALFIGIGLVVLGVPLAGALAVITFIAGFVPIVGAFVAGALAVLVALVANGPTTALVLLGIIILVQQLESNVLQPVLQSKSMNLHPVVVLLSVTAGGTLFGVIGAFLAVPVAAVVAVAVRYIDEVISERCGEAPGSVAIDQTGDGDASVGSRQEPDTGAEGGLPDGVPSTVAAPKL, from the coding sequence GTGACCGAACAATTCAAGCCGGACGACAATCGCAGCACCATTGACAGCCGGGTCGGGCAGTCCACCGCGAAAACCGCCGTGGATCGCGGAACGCTGATCGGGCGTGGCGGCGCTTGGCTCGCCACATGGAGCCTCCGCCTGATTCTGATCGCCGCGGCTGTGTGGATCCTCGGTTGGGTCGTCGGCGAGTTCTGGGTGATTATCCTCCCGGTTTCCCTGGCGATCATTGTTTCGACGGTGTTGTGGCCCGTCACCCGTCAACTGCGTGATTGGCGAGTACCCGCTTCGCTTGCTGCTTTGGTCACAATCGTGGTGGCACTCGGGGGGTTCGTCGGCGTCATCGCACTCATCGTGCCGTCGGTGGTTGCGCAGGTACCCGAACTGGCAAACCAGGCCACGCAAGGTATCCGGACGGTCCAGGACTGGCTGCAGGGGCCTCCCCTCAACATTCGCGAGGAACAGTTTCCGGAATTCACCAATGCGATTGTCACGCGGATTCAGGAAAGCTCGACGGCCATCGCTTCCGGGGTGTTCACCGGTGTCAGCGCGGCAACGTCCGTGATCATCACACTGGCGCTGACGGCTGTCTTGACGTTTTTCTTCATCAAGGACGGGCCACGCTTCTTGCCGTGGCTGAACCGGTCGACCGGCTCTCCCGGTGCACGCCATGTTGAGGAGGTTCTGCGCCGTCAGTGGCGGACTCTCAGCGGATTCATCCGCACGCAGGCGATAGTCAGCTTTGTGGACGCGCTGTTCATCGGAATTGGGCTCGTTGTGCTGGGTGTGCCCCTGGCGGGAGCGCTAGCGGTGATCACGTTCATCGCGGGATTTGTGCCCATTGTGGGTGCGTTTGTCGCGGGTGCGCTGGCAGTTCTCGTCGCCTTGGTAGCGAACGGTCCCACCACGGCCCTCGTCCTGCTTGGAATCATCATTCTGGTGCAGCAACTCGAGAGCAACGTGCTACAACCGGTGCTCCAAAGCAAGAGTATGAATTTGCACCCTGTGGTGGTGCTGCTGTCGGTGACAGCGGGCGGCACCTTGTTCGGTGTTATCGGCGCGTTCCTGGCGGTGCCAGTCGCCGCTGTGGTCGCAGTTGCGGTGCGCTACATCGATGAAGTCATCAGCGAGCGTTGCGGTGAGGCCCCAGGGTCAGTGGCTATTGACCAGACGGGCGACGGGGACGCCTCCGTCGGAAGCCGACAGGAGCCGGATACTGGGGCCGAAGGGGGCCTGCCTGACGGCGTTCCAAGTACGGTCGCAGCACCAAAGCTCTAA